The genomic window AATTGCCCCGTCGGTTCGATGGAGCTGAGTTCAACGTGTTGGTAGTTGCTGAAAAGTATCAGACCGGATTCGACCAACCAAAGCTGTTGGCGATGTACATCGACCGCAAGCTGGACGGATTGCAGGCAGTACAAACGTTGTCGCGTTTGAACCGGACCTCTCCGACGAAAACCCGGACCTTCATTCTGGATTTCAGAAATGCGGTCCAGGACATCCAAGAGGCATTCAAGCCTTATTTCAATGCCACAGGAATGGAAGACCGTTCAGACCCAAATCAAATCTACAACCTGCAGGCGCGGTTGAATGCCTTCGGGATCCTGCAGCAGGATGAGATTGACCGCTTCGTTGGCCGGTTCCTCGGAAATAGGCAAGCTGCCGATGAGCGACCGGTATTGGAAGGGATTGTCCGTCAAGCGGTTGCTCGCTTTGAAGCCCAACTGGCTGAAGATGAACAGGAGGAATTTCGCCAGCTTTTGGCGTCGTTCCTGCGCTTCTATTCCTTCATCGCGCAAGTGGTCAGCTTGCAGGACACGGGGCTGGAAAAGCTGCATCTGTATGGCTCCTGGTTGAAGCGGTTGCTGCCGTCGCGTGCCGCGCCTGAAGGTGAAGACATAACTGACGACATGTTGCAGATGACTGCATACCGTCTACAAGATCAGGGTGTTTCGGATGGCCGCCTCCAACGTGACGATACCGCCAGCCTGTCACCAATCGACCGCTTTGGTGCGAATGCCTATACCGAGGAAGAACAAAGGGCGCTGTCCGAGATTATCGATGCATTCAACGCGCGTCATGGCACAAACTTCACTGAAGAGGACTATATCCGCTTCGAGGCGGTTAACGACGCTATTTTAGATGACGAGGCGTGGGTTGAGATTCTGCGCAACAATGCGCCGGAAGTGGTCAAGGACCGCTTTAACGCTGAGTTCATGCGCCGTGCGATCCATGTTTTCCAGCGGGACAACCAGATGCGAAACGCTTTCATGCAAGACAAGGAGGCCCGTGACATGTTGATGGAGTTGATGTTCCGTCGTGTGATGCGTGCAGCCCGAGCTGCATGATCATATGCGGTTTGAGGGTTGTGTCCTCTTGGACAGTGCCCATGGCTGCACCTTCGGCATCACCGCCGTCACTTCCATCTCGCGCAGCATGCCACCCGCCACCAACCCATCCCTCACCCAATCCAGCGCCTGCCACCAATCCTCATAGCCGCGCCGGGCGGCTGCGATCTGTTCCGGATGCGGTCGCCAGGTCACCGGGCAGGCGAGGATATCTATGGTTTTCCAAGTGCCGCGTGCAGTCGGACCTCGAACCCGGATGCGCTCAAAGCCCACGATGATGGTGCTTGATCGTTCGCCATACTGGTTCTGCTTGGTTTCCACCGGCACGCAGCGCGGCACCGCGCCGGGCATCCAGTCGGGCGTTATGCCTGCGTGCGCCATTTCGGCCACGCCGATCGCCATCCGGATGCCGCCGAGATTGTCAGGCATCCCCGCGACTGTGGCAGCGATCACTTCGGCGTCGGCATGGGTGTAGCTGCCCATCTTGTGCTGACCACCGTCAACCTTGCAGCCCAGCGCCGCGCGTTGCAGCAGGATGTATTCGAGACCAAACCCGTAGCCTTCCTCGATGGCACCCTTTGGTGGGGGCAATTCCAACTGCGCTTGTTCCACCCGGAACGCCCATTCCAGCAGCGCTTGCACGCCCAGCGCGCGTTTCACCTTAGCACCACCGGCGCGGCCAATCCGTCCCTGCATGCTCATGGCAGCGATCCGTCAAAGAGGCTCATTTGCGCTGGGCCCTCCGTTCCCTCGGTCGGCCGCCAGATCCAAGGGCCCGAGGCCATGGGCAGCTGCGAGAGTGCGCCACGCATGCGCTGCTGCCAGAGGATGAACTCCGTTGCCGAGCAGGCGCAGAGCGCATGCCCGATGGGCCAGCCCATCAGCCATCCGACGAAGATCGGATTGAGCCGCCGCCGTGCCCGGGCTTTCAGGATCCGTCGCGAGACGACCCGCCCATGCAAGGCAATCATTGAAGCCCACAGCGGGCGCGAGATCGGGCCGTGCGGTGAGAACCGCCGCCCATGCCTCCCGATCGCCGGGTCCGGGTGGGTGAAGCCCTGCTCCGCCCGGTAGTGCAGGATATCCATCCGGCTCTTGCCATCGGCGCGGGTGATGCTGGCCGCACTGCTGCCCTTCCAGTTCTGCGCCGCCGGTGTCGGCCACTGGATCGCCTGCGCCGACAACTTCGGCTCGCCCCGGCTGTTGATCTTGCCGCGCAGCCGGTCGACCTGATCGTCCGCCACCGGCGTCTGCCATTGAGCCGCCTGTGCTGGCAGGGGTGGGGTGCCGCCCGAACCATAGCTCTGACCCGGCCCGCCCTTCGCGCCGTCCGTCGCCTTGGGCGTCGACCAGTTCGTGATGCCCAGCGCAAGCGCTTCCGCCTTGCGGGTGAAGTCGCTGTTGCCCGCCGGGTTGTAGGTGGCCGTGCCCGGATGCAGGCTCATCGGTGTGGGCCAGGATGAAGATTCGTAACCGCTGGTGCGGCGCGCCAACTTCAGCCGCGCTGAACAGGCCTGCCGCAGGCGTGTAGCCCATTCTCCAAAGGTCTCGCAGCACGGCTTCAAGGCCGAGGCTGACGTGACCGGCGACGTTCTCAACGAAGACCCATTCTGGGATGCATTCCCGGATGACCCGGGCGACTTCGGGCCAGAGGTGGCGCGGATCGTCGGCGCCGCCGCGTTTGCCAGCGGCACTGAAGGGCTGGCAGGGATATCCGGCGAGAACCGTGTCAAAGGCACCGCGGAAGGACCGGGCTTTGAGGCTGCGCAAATCATCCCAGATTGGCGCTGGGGCGAAATACCCCGCGCGCTGGGCGGTGATGAGCACAGATCGAGGCCAGTCTTCACATTCGACGAAGGCGCGGGTGTGATAGCCGGGCTCGGCCAGCATGAGGCCCATATCCAAGCCTCCGCCGCCTGCGCAGAGGGACAATCCATGCCGGGGACGTGACACCATGCCATTCACCGCCCCTTTCGCAGCAGCAGCCGCTCGCGGGTGACAAGGCCACGCGCCAGCATGGCCTCGCACATGGCGTTGCTGATCATGCTGGCGGGCAGATATTCGTCGGAGTTCACCTTGGCGGCGTAAAAGGCCGCGAGTTGATCTTCACTGGGTGGAGGGCCAACATCGCGCTTGCGCTGCCGTTTGGCTTTCCCGCCGCTTGCATCTGCTGCGGCCTGCGCATCACGCTGAGCGGCGCGTTCCATGAACCGATCCAGCGCCTTTGGGCCATCGGGCGGGTTCGGGTGATCGCGCCGAGTCTCGGTGGCGGTCTCGATGATCCGATCCTCAGACAACCCGAGGTCATCGATCCAGCGGCGAACGTGCAATTGCGCTGGTAAGCCCTGCCACCACGCTGGGAGGCTGGCATCGGCGGCAAAGCCCAGCGCGCCGAGCAGTTCTGCGAAGAAATTCTCAAAATTGGAATCTCGCGCTTGCGCGTCCTCCTCCTCCTTTACAGGTTTACTTAAAGGTTCCCTTACAAGGTTAGTCTCCGGATTCCGGAGATGGCTTTGGGCAAAATCCGGAGATGGCTTTGTCGAAAATCCGGAGATGGCCCTATCTCCGGTTTCCGGAGTTGGGTCGACGTGTTGTTCTTCCTCTGTTCTGCTTAAACCGTGTCCGGTTTCCGGAGTTGGCTCTTGTGGAAACACTTCTTCAAACCCCAAGATGTAGCGTGTCGCCTGGCGCTTGTGCGTGCGCGGATCATGGACGCGGACGCGGTGGATCAAGTGCAGTTTTTCCAACTTGGCGAGGTGTTCGTTCAGCGCCGAGATCGACATTTCGGCATCATCGGCAAGCCGGGCCTGCGTCGGAAAACAGCCGAAATCCGGGTTGTGCCGGTCGCACAGAAACCAGAGCACGATCTTGGTGGCAGGCTTCAGCCCGCGTTGCTGGATGGCCCAGACAGTCGCTTTGTGGCTCATGGCTGGGCCCTCCGCACCAAGGTGGCCTCAGCGCGCTGAAATGTGTCGTGACTGACCACGCGGGTGGTGAACCCATGATCGGCAAGTGCACCCAGCGCATCGTCGAGACTGCGCACCAGTGCCCAGCCAAAGCCCTGCGCCAGCATGGCATCTCGAAACGCCTCCTGCGTGGGGCTCAGCCGCCCCTTGAGGGATTTCAGCTCCAGGAACAGTACGCGGCCATCGCAGAGCACGATCAAATCCGCAAAACCTGCATGCACACCCATGCCCACAAGGATCGCCTGGCGCTTCGCCCCACGGGGACCTGCCTCGGTTACCTCGTTGACGCAGTGATGAATGATTGCCCCCTTTGGGAGGGCAAAGCGAAGGGCGACCACAACAGCGCGTTGCAGATCTGCCTCCGGTGTCCCGCGCCGCTTCATCCTCGGTCCTCCCCGTCGCGAGACCTGCGATCGTCACGTCCGGGTGATTTAGCGTCTATGATGACCAGTAAGATGCGCGCATCCTCGCATTCCTCTGGCGTCTCGCCGTGCTGGACCAGAACCTTGCAGGCCATGCGCAGCAGGTGATCGGAATGATGAGCCACATCGGCCACAACTATCCGCGCCTCACGGCGGCGGTCGTCGATCCAGTCCTGGCGGGCCGCGTCACGCTCACCGCGCTGGTTGTGCTTGCGGAAGGGCAGCGAGATGCTCATCGACGGCTCCTCCGTTGACGGGGCGCGCGGCTTTGCTCACGGTTCAGCAGCCACTGCTCGACGCTGCTGCGGCGATAGAAGACCTTGCGCCCAATGCGCATGCAGGGCGGTCCCTCGCGCCTGGCCTCCCAGCGCGACAGCGTGTCGGGCTTCAGCATAAGGTCTTCGGCCAGATGCTCGCGGCTGATCCAGTCCGAGAGCAGGCTCAAAGGCTCGGTGGTCGGTTCAAGTGTCATCGTCTCTGACATGGGTGATCTCCTCGGTTCGCGCCCGAGACAGTCGGGCTGGGGAGATCACAGCAGAGGCCGAGGGGTGGAAACGAGGCGGAAGGTGGAATTGGGGCCGCAGACAAATTCCACCCCATATTTTATTGGGTATTTTTAGTTTTGTGCGCGCCAGCCGTTCGGTTTTGAAGGCAGATTCCGGAATTTTCCGGGGTAATTCCACCCCCACAGAATGGACACTTCAGCGCTGCTCCATGAATGGCTGCTTTGGTTCAGCGTTCAGCGGGGCGCACGGGATGGGCTGGGTGCGGAACGGCATGGGAACGCGTTCCACTCGGACGAGACCGCGTTTTTATGGAAATGAGGGGAAATCACTGCGCCGGTGTTCAGAAACCAGCTCGCGCAATTCATCCGGAGCGACGACTTCAACCGTGTCGCCCCATTTGTAAAGATGCCAGGCCATCTCCAACCAACCGCCCGCCTCAAAGCTGACGATCAGACCGCCATCTTGGTCATCCTGCAGTATCTGATTGGGATGAAACACATAGTCCCGCGCGAAGGGTGCCGCACGTTTGTTAAAGCGCCAAATCACGGTGCCAAATTCGGTTTCTGAATCAAACGACCCAAATGTTCGCGCGGCATGTGCATGGAGGTCAAATTCCTGATCCCGTGCAAAGCTCTCGTTCAGGCGTCGGGCCTTGAGGATACGATCAATCTGCAAATGCCTGGTGCGTTTGTCCGCATCGGGCACGCGGCAAACGAGATAACAGCGCAGACCGAACAGAACCCCGTATGGCTCAACAGTGCGCATGCAGGGGGCATCATCCCGCTCACCCAGATAGGTGATTTCCAGCTTGAACGGTCCCTTGAGGGCCAGATCGATCACCTCGAGAATTTCGGGATCATAGGAGGTATGAGGGCTGGGGCGACAGGTATGTCCCCGAGCTTGCAGCGTGGCCTCCGCGTCCACCTCAGCGCGCAGGACCTCGCCCACGGGATGAAGCGATATCACGCGATTGCGTAAAGTTTTCAGTGCTCTCGCTTCGGTTGCGGCCCCTTCCCGCAGAGCCCGGCGTATACCCATCTCCAGCGCGGAGAGTTCGTCATCCTGGATGCCCTGCAATCGCAATTGGCGCGTATCCCCTGCAAATGACCACCATTTCCGGCGGTCGGTCAAATCGATGCGCACGTTCACCGCCGGGAAGACAGTCTCCAGCGCACGTGCCATGCGCTGCGCGCTGCGGTGGTTTACATTGAAGGTGGCCTGAATATCCAAGAGGCTGACGCCCTTTGGGCGCAGGGCTGCCATGTCGGCGAGCTTCATCAACTCCAGCGTTTTTGAAAAGGGAACATAGGTCATGAATGGGGGTGCCATAGTTTTACGCCCTCACTAGTGCATTTGGTGCAGGTTTCCGCAAGCTGTCAGAACCGGCTGGAGCGATTCTTGCGCTCCCTTGGTACATAGATTTCGCAAATCATCCCCGCGCGCTGTCAGCGCGCGATCGGGAACACATTGCCCGGGCGCAGCGTGGGCAATGGCGAAGTATGTGCGGCTGGCTGAATGGTGGCGGAAACAAAGGAGAATGATTATGACAGCCTCACCAAGTGCGTTCTTTTCGATCATGGAATTGGCAATCCGCTGGGAATGCCCTGTGCACAGGGTGGTGGATGCTGCCATCCTTGGGCAGCTGCGCGTTATTGTCGGTATTTCGCCGGTCAATTGCGGGCATCACCGGATCGGGGGGCTCGTCCAGGTCAATGTCGCGGATATGATGCCCATGTTTCGTCGGATCGGTCCCAGCGAAGACGCAGCCACGCTGCGCCGTCTTGCCCCGTATGAGGGAGGAGATTGGATATTCATTACCGATCCGGCTGAAGGGATTGTTATCCGCAGCGCTGATCTGCTGGTGCCGGGACAGGATGTTCAGCGCTATGAAGATGAACACGACATTTTGCGCAGAAGCGCCCACTCGGCTGGGGCAACGCCGCGGTATGATTGGGATGCCATGTACGCGTGGCTCTTCAAACGCATCAATGATGAAGGGGTGCCAGAAACTCAGGCGGCCTTGGTGGGGGATGTGCAGGACTGGTTCATCCGCAACTCGAAGTCCGGCAAGGTTCCGGAGGACAGCACGATTCGAAAGCGCATCCTGCTGATCTGGCGGCTCTTGCGCGGGGGGAAGTAACGCCCAGCGCTTAGGCTGAGCGATTGTCCTTGTCGGCATCATGGACAAGCTGGGGGCGTGGCCGGAAAATGCTGGCCACGCTGTCCACGCCTGCACGCAGTGGCGATTCCATCAAATGGGCATAACGCTGTGTTGTTTGCATCTGGCTGTGGCCAAGCAGCCGCCCGATGACTTCGAGTGAGGCGCCACCGCTGACCAGAAGCGACGCGAAGGTGTGGCGCAGATCGTGGATGCGCACATCTGGCAGATCGGCCTCCTGCCGGATTTTGAGCCAGAAGCGGCGGACTTCCCGCACGGGCTTACCGATGGCATCGCCGGGAAAGAGCCATACATTTTCTTTCGGTACCACCAGCTTGCGCTGGCGCACGATGGCCACCACGTCTTGCGATATCGGCACACGGTGGATCTTGCGCTGCTTGGTGGTCGATGCGGGTTTTGACCAGATGGCGTAGTCGAGGTTGAACTGTTCAAACCGCGCCGTGCGCACCTCGCCGACGCGCGCGCCGGTCAGCATACACAGGCGCATGATTGAAGCGCCCCGCTGATCCGCCGCTTTGTCGAGTGCTGCGGCAAGCCGGACCAACTCCTCGGGGCTCAGGAAGCGCTCGCGGGCATGCTCAAGCCGCCGGTGAAAGCCCTGCGCGGGGTTGTCTGCGCGCCACTCCCATTCCACGGCCAATGTGAACATCTTGCGCAGCACCTCGCCCACGCGGTTGGCGCGTACTGGCGTTGGCTTGTGGCCCTGAAGCTTGCGCGCGCGGTTGTTGGGCTTTAGCTTGCAGGGGCGCGGTCGGCCCTCGGCCACAAAATCCAAAAACTTCGCAACATCAGATTTGGTGATGTCGGTGACCAGCCGGTCACCCCATGCAGGCTCAAGCATCTGCCGGAGCATTGATGTCTGATCACCCGCGTTGACCTGTGCCAGTTTGGGCAGGTGTTCGCGGATGTAACGGTCGATCATGTCGGTGATGTGTGGCGCTTCGCGCAGCTCTTCCTTGGCCGCCAGCGGATCCTGACCTTCGTCGATCATGCGGCGCAGGTCTTTGGCACGTTCGCGCGCGGCCGTCACACTCCACTCTGGCCAGCGGCCAATGGTCATGCGCCGCTGGCGCCCGGCGTAACGGTAATCCAGCGTGAACGTCCGCATGCCGGACGTCTGCACCTTTGCCGCAAGACCAAGAATTTCTGTGTCAAAAATCTGGTAGCTGTTGCCCTCGATTGGCTCTGCCTCACGCAGAGCTTTCTCATTCAGTTTCAATCGTTTGACCATCAAATTGGCCTCCTTTCCCAATAGACACAGGCGTAGATCGGCACCTCTATCAAGTCAGAACATGGGGCAGGGGGCGGAAAACAGGCGGAAGGTGGAATTGGGGCCTAGCTTGAATTCCACCCAATGATGCCAATGGGTTAGGATTGGCACCCAGCGCAGGCTGGGAGAGAATCGCGGAAACATTGGGAATAATCCGGACTTCGTTAAAGGGGCGGCACGCGCCCCAACGATTTATCTTATTGGACGGCGATTTTGGCCCTACTTTCGCCTCTGGTCCTGACTCCAGCATCACACATGAAATACGCACGTCGCTTGGTTCTGCGATGGTTGAGCGGCATAATCACTTCCTGCTTGTCTTATGAAGGTCCCAGCTTTTGTGCGAAACAAGAGCCACAGACAAGCATTTTGAAATGCTTGTCTGTGGTGGTGGTTGGATCGTTTAGAGCTTGGTCTTTGAGGACCGTATCAGAGTAAGATCAACCACCACCTTCGCCACAGGCCTGAACGGATACAGAGCGGCACGAAGCCCTCTAGGACAAGCATAGGATATGACGAAGATGCCCGATGATACCATTGGTATAGATATTTCCAAAGCCACTTTAGACATTCACCGGCTGAGCGACGGGAAGATGATGTCGTTTAGCAATTGCCCTGCAGGATTTAAGGCGCTTTCCAAGTTCTGCGCACAGACGACGGTAACACGCGTTGTTTAT from Paracoccaceae bacterium Fryx2 includes these protein-coding regions:
- a CDS encoding DNA methyltransferase, which encodes MSLHPGTATYNPAGNSDFTRKAEALALGITNWSTPKATDGAKGGPGQSYGSGGTPPLPAQAAQWQTPVADDQVDRLRGKINSRGEPKLSAQAIQWPTPAAQNWKGSSAASITRADGKSRMDILHYRAEQGFTHPDPAIGRHGRRFSPHGPISRPLWASMIALHGRVVSRRILKARARRRLNPIFVGWLMGWPIGHALCACSATEFILWQQRMRGALSQLPMASGPWIWRPTEGTEGPAQMSLFDGSLP
- a CDS encoding helix-turn-helix domain-containing protein; this encodes MSHKATVWAIQQRGLKPATKIVLWFLCDRHNPDFGCFPTQARLADDAEMSISALNEHLAKLEKLHLIHRVRVHDPRTHKRQATRYILGFEEVFPQEPTPETGHGLSRTEEEQHVDPTPETGDRAISGFSTKPSPDFAQSHLRNPETNLVREPLSKPVKEEEDAQARDSNFENFFAELLGALGFAADASLPAWWQGLPAQLHVRRWIDDLGLSEDRIIETATETRRDHPNPPDGPKALDRFMERAAQRDAQAAADASGGKAKRQRKRDVGPPPSEDQLAAFYAAKVNSDEYLPASMISNAMCEAMLARGLVTRERLLLRKGR
- a CDS encoding VRR-NUC domain-containing protein; this translates as MKRRGTPEADLQRAVVVALRFALPKGAIIHHCVNEVTEAGPRGAKRQAILVGMGVHAGFADLIVLCDGRVLFLELKSLKGRLSPTQEAFRDAMLAQGFGWALVRSLDDALGALADHGFTTRVVSHDTFQRAEATLVRRAQP
- a CDS encoding DNA-binding protein produces the protein MSETMTLEPTTEPLSLLSDWISREHLAEDLMLKPDTLSRWEARREGPPCMRIGRKVFYRRSSVEQWLLNREQSRAPRQRRSRR
- a CDS encoding WYL domain-containing protein — encoded protein: MTYVPFSKTLELMKLADMAALRPKGVSLLDIQATFNVNHRSAQRMARALETVFPAVNVRIDLTDRRKWWSFAGDTRQLRLQGIQDDELSALEMGIRRALREGAATEARALKTLRNRVISLHPVGEVLRAEVDAEATLQARGHTCRPSPHTSYDPEILEVIDLALKGPFKLEITYLGERDDAPCMRTVEPYGVLFGLRCYLVCRVPDADKRTRHLQIDRILKARRLNESFARDQEFDLHAHAARTFGSFDSETEFGTVIWRFNKRAAPFARDYVFHPNQILQDDQDGGLIVSFEAGGWLEMAWHLYKWGDTVEVVAPDELRELVSEHRRSDFPSFP
- a CDS encoding site-specific integrase; amino-acid sequence: MVKRLKLNEKALREAEPIEGNSYQIFDTEILGLAAKVQTSGMRTFTLDYRYAGRQRRMTIGRWPEWSVTAARERAKDLRRMIDEGQDPLAAKEELREAPHITDMIDRYIREHLPKLAQVNAGDQTSMLRQMLEPAWGDRLVTDITKSDVAKFLDFVAEGRPRPCKLKPNNRARKLQGHKPTPVRANRVGEVLRKMFTLAVEWEWRADNPAQGFHRRLEHARERFLSPEELVRLAAALDKAADQRGASIMRLCMLTGARVGEVRTARFEQFNLDYAIWSKPASTTKQRKIHRVPISQDVVAIVRQRKLVVPKENVWLFPGDAIGKPVREVRRFWLKIRQEADLPDVRIHDLRHTFASLLVSGGASLEVIGRLLGHSQMQTTQRYAHLMESPLRAGVDSVASIFRPRPQLVHDADKDNRSA